AACCACGCATGAATGATCTCCTAGTGCCAAACGGTACGAAAAATGACGTATAGCGCGACGACAACAATCGCCGCTGCGAAGACTCTCTGGAGGACTGGCCCGGCTAATCGCTGAGCAAGTGCGCTACCGGCAAAGAGCCCGGCGATGCTCCCTGCCGTGAACACACCCGCCGTTGCCAAGGTGAGGTCCTTGCCAGCCAACAAATGGTTGGCAGTTCCTGAGGCGCTGATGAGTGTGATCACCAAGAGCGACGTGCCGATGGCTCTCTGCATCCCCATGCCGCTGAACATGACCAGTGCCGGCACGATGATGAACCCGCCACCAACGCCAAACATCCCCGAAAGTACACCTGCGCCCAAACCAACGAGTCCGAGGAGCATCGCGCATTGCGAGGTGATGCGGAGTTTGCCTTCCGGATCTCGGCGGCAAGTTGGGCCCGCGTTGTCGTCCATGATGATCGGCAAGCGAGCGGTCGCGTCTCTGGCCTTGGTCCACATTCGAACGGCGATCACGAGCATGAGCATCGCGAACAGGCTTAGCAGAACCGCCTCTGGAATGCGGTCGGCCAACCACGATCCCAGGGGCGCACCCAGCATACCGGCAATGGCAAACAGCAAGCCTGTCGGGAATTCGACCATCCCACGCCACGCCCGTTGCACGAAGCCCACTAGTGAAGTGCTGCCCACCGTCAGTAGAGAAACTCCAACTGCTTCCCGCGCCGGCACGCCCAATCCATACACGAGCAGCGGCACGGCGAAGATCGCGCCTCCTCCCCCGGTTAAACCGAGGGAGAACCCGACCAGGGCTCCTAGTAGTAAGGTGAGCAACAACACGAAACATCCTTTCGCCGTGACCGAATTGAGTTAGGCTCCTGTGCCAACCGTGGTTTCAACTTGCACCGGCAGCTTGGAAGCCGCCCAGGCTTTGAAGCCTCCGACCATATCGAGCACGTCGGGACGACCTGCGTTTGCCAGCACACTGGCCGCGATGGCAGAGCGATAGCCCCCTTCGCAATGCACGACGACGGGGCGTCCTTTTTCAATCTCGCCGGCGCGATCATTCAGGTGATTCAGCGGGATATTCACGCTGCCGGCGATATGTCCAGCCGCCCACTCTTTCTCGCTGCGCACGTCCACTACGGTCGGCGCGGCATTCGAAGCCAGTTGCTCCGAAAGCGCCACGGCTGTGATGCGGTCAATCTTGGCGACCAAGTCGGGCCGATGACGTAAGGCATCCATGCCATCGCGGAGGTAACCAGCGACATTGTCATAGCCGATCCGTCCCAATCTCATAACCGCCTCGGATTCTTTACCAACTTCCGTCACAACCACGATGGGATGATCGTGGTTGAGCACCGTTCCGCACCAGGTTGCGTACTTTCCTTGAATACCGACATTGATCGAACCAGCCAGATGCGCGCCCTCAAAGTCAATGGCTTCACGGACATCGAGAAGTTGTGCGCCCTGGTTCTTGAGTCGCAGTGTTTCCTCAAGCGATAGCGCGTTTAGCGATTCGGACAATGTCTCATCCAGATTTGGCCGCTCTTTACGGTTCAGAATCGCATCGTGAACGAAGTAGCTCGGTGCCTCCGGTTGCTCTTCAGTGACGATCTTCTTGAACTCCGCACGGCTCATCGGCTGCAAGGCATAATTGAACTTCTTCTGCTGACCGATCGTGGAAACGGTATCCTTGCTCAGGTTCTTGCCGCACATCGAGCCAGCACCGTGGGCCGGATAAACGAGCGTCTCATCGGGCAGCTTCACCAGTTTGTTGGTGAGCGAGTCGTAGAGCATGTCGGACAGTTCGTCCGCCGTGACGCCGATCGATGCGAGCAAATCCGGTCGGCCAACATCGCCAATGAACAGCGTGTCGCCGGTCAGCACGGCATAGGGCTTCTCTTTGTTCTTGGCGAGGTCATACACCAAGATCGAGATGCCTTCGGGTGTATGGCCGGGTGTTTCCAGAATCTCCAGACGCACATCGCCAAATTCGATTCGATCTCCGTCTTTCACCTTCGTCGCTGCGAATTCCGGCTCGGCACGTTGACCGAGATAGATGTTCGCCCCGCACTTGTCCCGCAGTTCGATGTGACCCGCGAGAAAGTCAGCGTGGAAGTGCGTCAGGAAAACGTATTTGACTTCGCAGCAGACTACCGCGGCGTCCGCGATGTATTGCTCGACGTCACGCTGCGGATCGACCACGACCGCCGTGTGCGTCTTCTCGTCGGTGATGAGGTAGGAAGCGTGCGAGAGACAGCCGAGATAGTATTGCTTGAGTTGCATGATTGGGACTCCTTCGAATTTGTGGGAAAAAGCTGGAAGCTTGGTGTTTTCATTCATTAACGCTTGGCACTGGGGAATCCAGCGTCGAGCAGGGCATCAAAACCTGGCTTGAGGGGACGCACGTCGTACCCTTGCTTCTTTAGGATTGCGGCCGCCTGCACGCACCGACCACCGGCGGCACAATGCAGGTAGATCACTTTGTCCTTTGGAAGCACCCGCGCCAGATCTTCTTTGCGCACGCCTTGCTCCAAGGCGCTCAGCGGCAGGAGCCGTGCATCACGGAGATGGCCGTCTTCCCACTCCTCCTTTTCACGCACGTCCACCAATACGGCCTTTTGTTCGGCCACGCCAAGCTGGACCGTTGCGAGTGAATCCTTCGTATGCTCCACAGCAAACGTCGAAGCCGGCGCGAGAACGGCAGCAGCAAAGAGGAATGCACCCACGCGACAAGCAGCCCCAGACGCGCTCGAGTTGCCCGAAACTTGATTCCACGGCATCCGGGCCAAGATCATTGCCATTCCACAAGTATCCGTGATGCCGGCGAACATTAGCCCGGCACCCACGAACGCCGATAGACCGGCGAAGTAGGGATGGACCGTTATCGCCAGCACGGCACCGACCAACACCAGAAACCCGGCCGCAATGCGCACCTGGCGTTCCAGCGAAATCGCTTTTTTGCCGCGAACCACGGGCAGCCCGGCTGCTTCGCAGCCGAGCGTACCTCCTTCAACGTTGACCACGTTGACCAGGCCCGCTGCAAGAAGTTTTTCGCACGCCTGTTTGCCACGGCTCCCCGAACGACAGACAACGTAGAGGTGCTGATCGGCGTTACCGTTGCGCTCAGCTTGGATCGCTTTCGGATCGAGTCGGTCTAGCGGAACATTGCGGGCAAAATTGACGTGAAGCTCGCGAAACTCAGCCGGGGTGCGAACGTCGATCAATTCCAACTGCTTGCCGGCTCGACGCAGGCTTTCAAGCTCTTGAGGGGTGATGCTCTGGGGCATGGTGAACTCCTTTACCGGTTGTGACGTATGGTAATGTCGTGATGTGACGATGTATGAGTCAAAAAAAAGACTACCGAACAGTTTCGACGCCGAAGCGCGATTCAATACAGGACATGATGCTGGCCAAATGTGGCTCGGCTACCGAGTAGTACACGAAACGACCCTCCTTATCCGCCTTCAAAAAACCGCAACGCTGCATGAGCCGCAAATGCTCCGAAGCCATGTGACTTGGAATTTCACATGCTTCCGCCAGCTCGCCCACGGTGTGTTGCCCCTGGAGCATTAACTGTACCATTCGCAAGCGGTGGGGATGCGCCAGCGTTTTCAAGCACTCTGCCGCTTGAGCAAGTGCCTCTAAACTAGTCAGCTTTGTCTTTGTTTTGGCGGCCATAGCTCTCTTCTCCTTGCTCAATGATATCGGAAGATTCCGATGTGTCAATCTATCATTTCCGCTTCCTTACTCAGAAACAGGCATTTGCCAGTGTGTGACAGCTATGACGACAACGCACACTCCGCACAGTATTTGTGCGAGTTCGCGCGCCCGGCCCCGAGCTGAAGACAGATTTCCCGGAGTTCAACGGCAGATATGAGCCGTGCGTCGGTGGTGAACTCCTTGCCACCGCGTCTTAGATTTTACCGGGGGTGTTTTCGGAGGGCGATCTGACTGAGCCTATTCCCTTCGGGCATGAATCCGCGAGCCAAGATGCAAAGAAGGCTCCTGAAACTCAGGCCGCAAAATTGCGAGAATAGCTTTTCAAATCGAAACCGTTCCTTCGGGGTGACCATGATGCGTTTCGGCAACTTCGACCTGAGGATCTGGTTCTCGACCTTCAGGTATTTGATCTGGCGGGCCAGCTCCTTCTGTGTGGCGCCGGCGATTACGAGCAAGAGCGACTGAAATACGTTGACCATCGAATTACACTGGGTTTGACGCAGCGAATGATAGGAGTGCGTTTTTTTTGCACCCCGCCGGGACCGTTGGCCATCTGAAACTACAGTCGACTTCGGATGAGCTGTCGGACGACGTTGCACAATCGCATCCGAGAGCGCAGAGAATGCGCACCGCTGTTAACCGGATGCTCAAAAAGTTCGAAAAGGGTTGCGACCGCTTCGGACACCGATCGGGACTCGGAATCGGCAAGTACCGCTCTCACAATTACTTATGAAAATCGAAAAAGAGAGTACTGTCACGTAGAGGGTTGTGCACAGGGAGCGACGAATCGTTGGAGAAGATGGCCGCGGGTTGTCGGCACGCGCATTGCTGCGATGAAGCTTTGAATCATGAGCGCGCTTCGCGAAGTTTTGTGACTTGTTCGGTGAGCACGACGGCCCTATTATTTTCAGCAACTATTGAAGTTTTGTCAAGGACATAGTATGCTACGCTATCGCAAGTAAACATTACTAAGGGAAGTGAATTCGGCATTAGCGGGAAAGTCGATGTGTGTGCGCGGGTTGGCTACGGGTCGAAGCGTGGAGCGCGAATAATGGAAATTGAAAATGGAATGTTTCCGATACTGGCAACCTGGAAGGTGATGCACGGGAAGAGGTTAAGAACAAAAAGACAGGCCAAGCAGATTGTGGATTATGGAAATTTCTGAGTAGGCCGATTCGGTGAGCGAATGCCATCGGAGAGTGAAATCGAGAGTGGATTGTGGAAATCAAATTTGGAAACTTTCCATGACTGGCGAGTCGGAAGTTGTTGAACGAAGCGAGCTTATCGATGAAAAGACACTGTCGTCACGCTGCGAATTATGGAAATTTCTGTTCGGCCGCTCAGCGGAGGATTGGGGAGATTGCGTGAGGCAGGTGCCTCGGAAAGGGAAAGTGAAAGACTCGGATTAGTGGCGGTTGAGTTGCCGCTATTGAGTGGAAAGGAAGCGGGCCGAGGCTGGTACTGCGTTCCCAGCAGATTCAGATGAATCGCGATCTGTAGAGTGATAGAATCTCTGCTCGTTTTGGCGGTTTGATGTGTCTGCGGGTGGTTCGCAGTCGGTGAAACGGTCGGCTCTTTTGTGAAGCAATGAACTATGCGATTACTGCACAACTTAGCTGTCTTGATCGTTGCTACCGCGGTGGTCGGCAACGCAAGTCGCCAACTACATTCCGCGGAACAAACTGCCGCGCCGCAGCAGCCGAACATCGTCTTCGTGCTGGCGGATGACTTCGGCTACGGCGATGCGGGATGCTTCAATCCGGAGAGTAAGATTCCGACACCCAATATCGATCGGCTGGCGAAGGAAGGGATGAAGTTTACCGATGCCCATTCGGGTTCGGCGGTCTGTTCGCCAACGAGGTACGGCATTCTCACCGGTCGTTATGCGTGGCGAACGCACCTGCGGCGCGGAGTGCTCGGGCCTTATGATCCGCCGTTGATTGCTGCCGATCGGCCGACGGTGGCATCACTGCTGAAGGGGCACGGTTATCATACTGCGTGCATCGGCAAGTGGCACTTGGGTTGGGATTGGCCGCGTCAGGGTGGCGAAGTTGTGTTCGATCAGCCAATTAAAGGTGGGCCGACCGCACGCGGCTTCGATCGCTACTTTGGCACTGATGTTCCAAACTATCCGCCCTATTGCTTCATCGACAACGAACGCACGGTGGGGCAGCCCACGGACATGAAAACGGTGCGCGATTTGAATGGCCGGCTGGGGCCGATGTTGCCGGGCTGGCAGTTCGATGCGATCCTCCCCAAGCTCACGGAGCAGGCGGTGGAATACATCGGCACGCGGGCACGGGAGAAGCAGCCCTTCTTCTTATACTTTCCGCTCACTTCGCCGCACGAGCCGATCGCACCGTCCGCACGGTTTAAGGGGAAGAGTGGCATTAACGACCTGGCTGACTTCTTTATGGAAAGCGACTGGGCCGTTGGCGAGATCATTACTGCGCTCGAAAAATATCAACTGGCCGACAACACCCTCTTCATCTTCACTTGCGATAATGGTCACGCCACCTACACCGGTTTGCCGCCGCTGCAGCAAGCGGGGCACAAGGTGAGTGGTCCGTTCCGCGGCTACAAGACCGACATTTGGGAAGGTGGTCACCGAGTGCCGTTCGTCGCTCGTTGGCCAGGCAAGATCAAAGCGGGGACGACCTGCGACGAAACGATTTGTCACACCAATCTGCTGGCCACAT
Above is a window of Anatilimnocola aggregata DNA encoding:
- a CDS encoding sulfite exporter TauE/SafE family protein encodes the protein MLLLTLLLGALVGFSLGLTGGGGAIFAVPLLVYGLGVPAREAVGVSLLTVGSTSLVGFVQRAWRGMVEFPTGLLFAIAGMLGAPLGSWLADRIPEAVLLSLFAMLMLVIAVRMWTKARDATARLPIIMDDNAGPTCRRDPEGKLRITSQCAMLLGLVGLGAGVLSGMFGVGGGFIIVPALVMFSGMGMQRAIGTSLLVITLISASGTANHLLAGKDLTLATAGVFTAGSIAGLFAGSALAQRLAGPVLQRVFAAAIVVVALYVIFRTVWH
- a CDS encoding MBL fold metallo-hydrolase, giving the protein MQLKQYYLGCLSHASYLITDEKTHTAVVVDPQRDVEQYIADAAVVCCEVKYVFLTHFHADFLAGHIELRDKCGANIYLGQRAEPEFAATKVKDGDRIEFGDVRLEILETPGHTPEGISILVYDLAKNKEKPYAVLTGDTLFIGDVGRPDLLASIGVTADELSDMLYDSLTNKLVKLPDETLVYPAHGAGSMCGKNLSKDTVSTIGQQKKFNYALQPMSRAEFKKIVTEEQPEAPSYFVHDAILNRKERPNLDETLSESLNALSLEETLRLKNQGAQLLDVREAIDFEGAHLAGSINVGIQGKYATWCGTVLNHDHPIVVVTEVGKESEAVMRLGRIGYDNVAGYLRDGMDALRHRPDLVAKIDRITAVALSEQLASNAAPTVVDVRSEKEWAAGHIAGSVNIPLNHLNDRAGEIEKGRPVVVHCEGGYRSAIAASVLANAGRPDVLDMVGGFKAWAASKLPVQVETTVGTGA
- a CDS encoding rhodanese-like domain-containing protein, with the protein product MPQSITPQELESLRRAGKQLELIDVRTPAEFRELHVNFARNVPLDRLDPKAIQAERNGNADQHLYVVCRSGSRGKQACEKLLAAGLVNVVNVEGGTLGCEAAGLPVVRGKKAISLERQVRIAAGFLVLVGAVLAITVHPYFAGLSAFVGAGLMFAGITDTCGMAMILARMPWNQVSGNSSASGAACRVGAFLFAAAVLAPASTFAVEHTKDSLATVQLGVAEQKAVLVDVREKEEWEDGHLRDARLLPLSALEQGVRKEDLARVLPKDKVIYLHCAAGGRCVQAAAILKKQGYDVRPLKPGFDALLDAGFPSAKR
- a CDS encoding ArsR/SmtB family transcription factor, giving the protein MAAKTKTKLTSLEALAQAAECLKTLAHPHRLRMVQLMLQGQHTVGELAEACEIPSHMASEHLRLMQRCGFLKADKEGRFVYYSVAEPHLASIMSCIESRFGVETVR
- a CDS encoding sulfatase family protein, whose amino-acid sequence is MRLLHNLAVLIVATAVVGNASRQLHSAEQTAAPQQPNIVFVLADDFGYGDAGCFNPESKIPTPNIDRLAKEGMKFTDAHSGSAVCSPTRYGILTGRYAWRTHLRRGVLGPYDPPLIAADRPTVASLLKGHGYHTACIGKWHLGWDWPRQGGEVVFDQPIKGGPTARGFDRYFGTDVPNYPPYCFIDNERTVGQPTDMKTVRDLNGRLGPMLPGWQFDAILPKLTEQAVEYIGTRAREKQPFFLYFPLTSPHEPIAPSARFKGKSGINDLADFFMESDWAVGEIITALEKYQLADNTLFIFTCDNGHATYTGLPPLQQAGHKVSGPFRGYKTDIWEGGHRVPFVARWPGKIKAGTTCDETICHTNLLATSLDVIGASRTQDVGEDSFSIWPLLQGKQLTEPTHPYVVHQAANGMLAIRQGKWKLLVGAAGDATKGNAREQLYDLDTDPGEVTDLAAANPAVVERLLALLQKSIDDGRSTPGKPLKNDVAVRLRAASVDGKKKK